The Pseudomonadota bacterium genome includes a region encoding these proteins:
- the lepB gene encoding signal peptidase I — protein sequence MNLDFALILTVLTLVAGLFWLLERLWRKRRGEDASDTSSNIRKTVELVGSLFPVLLLVLVFRSFLFEPFKIPSGSMIPTLWIGDFIVVNKYAYGLRLPVLNNKIVDIGEPQRGDIIVFRFPEDERINYIKRVVGLPGDTISYRNKVLYVNGEPVEQQRVGPWLGEGLNRNPPGTRPVKRLEHLTEEPHPIVIYPERPNRYIDSVVVPAGHYFVMGDNRDQSLDSRAWGFVPEENLVGKAVRIWMHWDCSRGCIDFGRIGDRIH from the coding sequence ATGAATCTGGATTTCGCTCTGATCCTGACCGTGCTCACGCTGGTCGCCGGTCTGTTCTGGCTGCTTGAGCGGCTGTGGCGAAAACGGCGCGGCGAAGACGCCTCCGATACGAGTTCAAACATTCGCAAGACGGTCGAGCTGGTCGGATCGCTGTTTCCGGTGCTGCTGCTGGTGCTGGTGTTCCGGTCCTTTCTGTTCGAGCCGTTCAAGATCCCTTCCGGATCAATGATTCCGACACTGTGGATCGGCGATTTCATCGTCGTCAACAAGTATGCCTACGGTCTGCGCCTGCCGGTGCTCAACAACAAGATTGTCGACATTGGCGAGCCGCAGCGCGGTGACATTATCGTTTTCCGTTTTCCCGAAGACGAGCGAATCAACTACATCAAGCGCGTGGTCGGATTGCCCGGCGACACCATTTCGTATCGCAACAAGGTGCTCTACGTCAACGGCGAACCGGTCGAGCAGCAGCGGGTCGGGCCATGGTTGGGAGAAGGGCTGAACCGGAATCCGCCGGGCACGCGACCGGTCAAGCGTCTCGAGCACCTGACCGAGGAGCCGCATCCAATCGTGATTTATCCGGAACGTCCGAATCGCTACATCGACTCGGTGGTCGTGCCGGCCGGCCATTATTTTGTAATGGGCGACAATCGTGATCAGTCGCTTGACAGCCGTGCCTGGGGATTTGTGCCCGAAGAAAACCTGGTGGGCAAGGCCGTACGTATCTGGATGCACTGGGACTGCTCGCGGGGGTGTATCGACTTCGGCAGAATCGGTGATAGAATTCATTGA
- the lepA gene encoding elongation factor 4 encodes MTEIQRIRNFSIIAHVDHGKSTLADRFIQVCGGLSNREMAEQVLDSMELERERGITIKAQSVTLDYVADNGQTYQLNFIDTPGHVDFSYEVSRSLSACEGALLVVDAAQGVEAQSVANCYTAVEQGLEVIPVINKIDLPAADADRVRHQIEDIIGIDASEALLVSAKTGEGVRETLEALVRRIPPPEDRSEGPLKALIIDSWFDNYLGVNSLVRIKQGKLRRGEKIFVMSTGEEYQADQIGIFTPKRTPSPTLHCGQVGFIAAGIKEVHGAPVGDTITSLKSPTEQPLPGFKPLKPRVFAGIFPVDSSDYPDLREALDKLQLNDSALQFEPETSMALGFGFRCGFLGMLHMEIVQERLEREYDLDLITTAPTVIYELAMTDGEIRPLDNPSSLPPVNQIAEVREPIIMANILVPQEYVGNVIGLCEEKRGAQRDMRFLGGQVQLSYELPLSEVVMDFFDRLKSVSRGFASFEYDFLRYQAGPFVRLDLLINGERVDALSTIVHRDQAERRGRELAERMRELIPRQMFDIAIQAAIGSHIVARSTVKAYRKNVTAKCYGGDVTRKRKLLEKQKAGKRRMKQVGKIEIPQEAFLAVLRTDQEK; translated from the coding sequence ATGACCGAAATCCAGCGAATCCGAAATTTCTCGATCATTGCCCATGTTGATCACGGCAAGTCGACGCTGGCCGACCGGTTCATTCAGGTCTGCGGCGGGTTGAGCAACCGGGAGATGGCCGAGCAGGTGCTCGATTCAATGGAGCTGGAGCGTGAGCGTGGCATTACCATCAAGGCTCAGTCGGTCACCCTGGACTACGTTGCCGATAACGGACAGACCTACCAGCTCAATTTCATCGACACACCGGGTCACGTCGACTTTTCCTATGAGGTGTCGCGTTCCCTGTCGGCCTGCGAAGGAGCGCTGCTGGTCGTCGATGCCGCCCAGGGGGTCGAGGCCCAGAGTGTCGCCAACTGCTATACGGCGGTCGAGCAGGGTCTGGAAGTGATTCCCGTGATCAACAAGATCGATCTGCCCGCGGCGGATGCCGATCGTGTACGCCACCAGATCGAGGACATCATCGGGATTGACGCATCCGAGGCCCTGCTGGTCAGCGCCAAAACCGGTGAGGGCGTCCGTGAGACGCTCGAAGCCCTCGTGCGGCGGATCCCGCCTCCGGAAGACCGCAGCGAGGGCCCGCTCAAGGCGCTGATCATCGACTCCTGGTTCGACAACTATCTTGGAGTCAATTCGCTGGTCCGCATCAAGCAGGGAAAGCTGCGGCGCGGCGAGAAGATCTTCGTGATGTCGACCGGCGAGGAGTATCAGGCCGACCAGATCGGCATCTTCACCCCCAAGCGCACACCGTCCCCGACGCTTCATTGCGGCCAGGTCGGTTTCATTGCCGCCGGCATCAAGGAGGTTCATGGCGCGCCGGTGGGCGACACGATCACCAGCCTGAAGTCGCCAACCGAGCAGCCACTGCCCGGCTTCAAGCCGCTCAAGCCACGCGTGTTTGCCGGCATCTTTCCGGTTGATTCCTCGGACTACCCGGACTTGCGCGAAGCGCTCGACAAACTCCAGCTCAACGACTCGGCGCTGCAGTTCGAGCCGGAAACGTCCATGGCCCTGGGGTTCGGGTTCCGGTGCGGCTTTCTGGGCATGCTGCATATGGAAATCGTGCAGGAGCGCCTTGAGCGGGAGTACGATCTCGACCTGATCACGACCGCACCGACGGTGATCTACGAACTGGCCATGACCGATGGCGAGATCCGGCCGCTGGACAATCCCTCCAGCCTGCCGCCGGTCAATCAGATTGCCGAGGTTCGAGAGCCGATCATCATGGCCAATATCCTCGTGCCCCAGGAGTATGTCGGCAACGTGATCGGCCTGTGCGAGGAAAAGCGGGGCGCCCAGCGCGATATGCGCTTTCTCGGTGGTCAGGTCCAGCTGAGCTACGAGCTGCCGTTGTCAGAAGTGGTGATGGATTTCTTCGATCGACTCAAGTCGGTCAGCCGCGGGTTTGCCTCTTTCGAGTATGATTTCCTTCGCTACCAGGCCGGGCCTTTCGTTCGGCTGGATCTGCTGATCAACGGCGAACGGGTCGATGCCCTGTCGACCATCGTGCACCGCGATCAGGCTGAGCGGCGCGGTCGGGAGCTGGCCGAGCGCATGCGCGAGCTGATTCCGCGACAGATGTTCGATATTGCCATTCAGGCGGCCATCGGCTCACACATCGTGGCCCGCTCGACGGTCAAGGCCTATCGAAAAAACGTCACCGCCAAATGCTATGGCGGTGATGTCACCCGCAAGCGCAAGTTGCTGGAAAAGCAGAAGGCCGGCAAGCGCCGAATGAAGCAGGTCGGCAAGATTGAAATCCCGCAGGAAGCCTTTCTGGCGGTACTGCGAACCGACCAGGAGAAATAA
- a CDS encoding HlyC/CorC family transporter encodes MTEVSLVTLFVLLGVLIVLSAFFSSSETGLVALNRYRLRHQAQTGQRGARLALRLLAKPNRMFGLILLGNNLVNILAASIATVIALRLFGESGIWISTLALTGVILIFAEVAPKTLAALHPERIAYPASYVLTPLLRILYPVVWLINVMAAVLLRPFGVHKSHSPHDSLNREELRSLVKEGGRHISLNHRQMLLNILDLEHGTVDDVMVPRQDIIGIDLDAPWEDILQTLTQSIYTRLPVWNKDLDNMTGLLHIRSVLPHLTRNQLNLAVLKRAVRPPYYIPEGTPLTQQLMEFQSRERRLALVVDEYGDIQGLVTLDDILEEIVGELTAEGSSRQRLIRKLENGSWIVDGGAALRMLNRRMNWNLPTSGAKTLNGLILEHLESLPEGRASLRIGEYLFTIVDVVDKRIRKVEVRPVTDDQAG; translated from the coding sequence GTGACTGAAGTTTCACTGGTCACGCTGTTTGTCCTGCTCGGCGTGCTGATCGTTCTGTCGGCTTTTTTTTCCAGCTCCGAAACCGGTCTGGTGGCGCTCAACCGCTACCGCCTGCGCCATCAGGCCCAGACCGGCCAGCGCGGCGCGCGCCTGGCGCTGCGTCTGCTGGCCAAGCCCAACCGCATGTTCGGGCTGATTTTGCTGGGCAACAATCTGGTCAACATCCTGGCTGCATCGATCGCAACCGTCATCGCCCTGCGGCTGTTCGGTGAGTCGGGCATCTGGATCTCGACCCTGGCCCTGACCGGCGTGATCCTGATTTTCGCCGAGGTGGCGCCGAAAACGCTGGCGGCACTGCATCCCGAGCGCATCGCCTACCCGGCCAGCTATGTACTCACGCCCCTGCTGCGCATCCTCTACCCGGTCGTCTGGCTGATCAACGTCATGGCCGCGGTCTTGCTGCGGCCATTTGGCGTCCACAAGTCACACAGCCCCCACGACTCCCTCAACCGCGAGGAACTGCGCAGCCTGGTCAAGGAAGGCGGCCGGCACATATCGCTCAACCACCGCCAGATGCTGCTCAATATCCTCGATCTCGAGCACGGCACGGTTGACGACGTGATGGTGCCGCGCCAGGACATTATCGGCATCGATCTGGACGCCCCCTGGGAAGACATCCTGCAAACGCTGACCCAGAGCATCTACACCCGGCTACCGGTGTGGAACAAGGACCTCGACAACATGACCGGGCTGCTTCACATCCGTTCTGTCCTGCCCCATCTGACCCGCAACCAGCTCAATCTGGCCGTACTCAAGCGTGCCGTCCGGCCGCCCTACTACATTCCCGAGGGCACCCCCCTGACTCAACAGCTGATGGAGTTTCAAAGTCGCGAGCGGCGTCTGGCGCTGGTCGTTGACGAATACGGCGACATTCAGGGGCTGGTGACGCTCGACGACATACTGGAGGAAATCGTCGGCGAACTCACTGCCGAGGGCAGCTCCCGTCAGCGGCTGATCCGCAAGCTTGAAAACGGCAGCTGGATCGTCGACGGTGGCGCCGCCCTGCGCATGCTCAACCGGCGCATGAACTGGAACCTGCCGACCAGCGGAGCAAAGACCCTCAACGGGTTGATTCTCGAACATCTGGAATCGCTGCCCGAGGGCCGCGCCAGTCTGCGCATTGGCGAGTACCTGTTCACCATCGTGGACGTGGTCGACAAGCGCATCCGCAAGGTCGAAGTGCGTCCGGTCACAGACGATCAAGCCGGCTGA
- a CDS encoding DUF4845 domain-containing protein, whose translation MRALSNQRGLSLLGFMFLLVLVLFFTYIGIKLVPIYLNHMSVTSEMKAIASEPGSANKPPNTLRRELLTRLDISYVDYVKPQHVTIERGDGVRLVVSYEVETHLIGNIDAVVRFHRAEPLRN comes from the coding sequence ATGAGGGCATTGTCCAACCAGCGCGGACTGAGCTTGCTGGGATTCATGTTTCTGCTGGTGCTGGTGTTGTTTTTCACCTACATCGGCATCAAGCTGGTACCGATCTACCTCAACCACATGTCGGTGACCAGCGAAATGAAGGCGATTGCCTCGGAGCCGGGTTCGGCCAACAAGCCGCCCAACACGCTCCGACGCGAACTGCTGACCCGACTGGATATCAGCTACGTCGACTACGTCAAACCGCAGCACGTAACCATTGAGCGCGGCGATGGGGTTCGGCTGGTCGTCAGCTACGAAGTCGAAACCCATCTGATCGGCAATATCGACGCGGTGGTGCGCTTTCATCGTGCCGAACCCCTCCGGAACTGA
- the rnc gene encoding ribonuclease III, producing the protein MTRLPGIDYRFADASLLRRALTHRSHGGRHYERLEFLGDGLLSFVIAEQLYSQRPHANEGDLSRLRSRLVRDSTLAEIARELGLGDHLHMGPGELKSGGYLRESILADVFEALIGAVFIDGGFAAARQVIVEIFQPRIETLPDADALKDPKTRLQELLQARGHDLPTYEVVSEQGADHAKRFRVACRVDALAEPVCAEAGSRRKAEQRAAREMHRVLLEHLDGSGHDPGG; encoded by the coding sequence ATCACTCGACTGCCCGGTATCGACTACCGGTTTGCCGATGCATCGCTGCTTCGCCGTGCCTTGACCCATCGAAGTCACGGTGGCCGCCACTACGAGCGGCTGGAGTTTCTCGGTGACGGACTGCTCAGTTTCGTCATTGCCGAGCAACTCTACAGCCAGCGGCCGCATGCCAACGAGGGTGACCTCAGTCGCCTGCGTTCGCGCCTGGTGCGTGACTCCACCCTGGCCGAAATCGCCCGCGAGCTGGGCCTGGGAGACCATCTGCACATGGGTCCGGGCGAACTCAAGAGTGGCGGTTACCTGCGCGAGTCGATTCTCGCCGATGTGTTCGAAGCGCTGATCGGCGCTGTCTTTATCGACGGAGGATTCGCTGCTGCCAGGCAGGTGATTGTCGAGATCTTCCAGCCTCGCATCGAGACGCTACCGGATGCCGACGCGCTGAAGGATCCGAAAACCCGGTTGCAGGAGTTGCTGCAGGCGCGCGGCCACGACCTGCCGACCTATGAAGTGGTCTCGGAGCAAGGCGCCGACCACGCCAAACGGTTTCGCGTCGCCTGCCGTGTGGATGCCCTGGCAGAGCCGGTGTGCGCCGAGGCCGGCAGCCGACGCAAGGCCGAGCAGCGGGCGGCGCGCGAAATGCATCGAGTGCTGCTCGAGCATCTCGACGGCTCCGGCCACGATCCTGGTGGCTGA
- the era gene encoding GTPase Era — MGSSPRSGYVALLGRPNVGKSTLLNALVGEPVAIVTHKPQTTRHRITGIVNRCEGQAIFVDTPGLHRRRDHALNRRLNRAASDVRAEVDVIVVVVDARRLTDEDEMVLELVERLEVPRILAFSKIDLLDRRALLLERTEQLTGRIEFDAVVYLSAHRGEGLDALLEEVFRRLPAGDPIFESDLFTDRSERFLAAEMIREQLMLQLHQELPYGLTVIIERFEHAPSRLEIDAQILVDSDRHKGMVIGRGGQVLKRVGTRARRKIAELLGQRVHLELHVKTHAGWLDDDGALDDLGF, encoded by the coding sequence ATGGGCTCGTCGCCGCGATCCGGTTATGTAGCACTGCTGGGCCGACCCAATGTCGGCAAGTCGACCTTGCTCAACGCACTGGTCGGCGAGCCGGTCGCGATCGTCACGCATAAACCCCAGACCACGCGGCACCGCATCACGGGAATTGTCAACCGTTGTGAAGGGCAGGCGATCTTCGTTGACACGCCTGGTCTGCATCGGCGCCGCGACCACGCGCTCAATCGCCGCCTCAACCGAGCCGCTTCCGACGTGCGGGCCGAGGTTGACGTGATCGTCGTCGTTGTGGATGCGCGCCGCCTGACAGACGAAGACGAGATGGTGCTGGAACTGGTCGAGCGGCTGGAGGTGCCGCGCATCCTGGCTTTCAGCAAGATCGACCTGCTCGATCGCCGGGCGCTGTTGCTGGAACGGACCGAGCAGCTGACCGGGCGGATCGAGTTCGATGCCGTTGTCTACCTGTCGGCGCATCGCGGCGAGGGGCTCGATGCGTTGCTCGAAGAAGTATTTCGGCGGTTGCCGGCGGGCGACCCAATCTTCGAGTCCGACCTGTTCACCGATCGATCCGAGCGCTTTCTGGCCGCAGAGATGATTCGCGAGCAGCTCATGCTGCAGCTGCATCAGGAGTTGCCCTATGGCCTGACCGTGATCATCGAACGCTTCGAGCATGCGCCCTCGCGTCTCGAGATCGATGCCCAGATTCTAGTCGACAGCGATCGACACAAGGGCATGGTGATCGGCCGCGGCGGACAGGTTCTCAAGCGGGTCGGCACCCGGGCGCGGCGAAAAATTGCCGAGCTGCTCGGTCAGCGCGTCCACCTGGAGCTGCACGTCAAGACGCATGCCGGTTGGCTCGATGATGACGGTGCGCTTGATGATCTGGGTTTCTGA
- the pdxJ gene encoding pyridoxine 5'-phosphate synthase: protein MTGVLLGVNIDHVATLRQARRGREPSVVHAALVAEQAGADAITIHLREDRRHIQDRDVRLLSQTIATRMNLEMAVTDEMLAMAEQIGPADVCLVPERRAELTTEGGLDVAAEPERVSRACERLASAGIRVSLFIDPELKQLEAAVTVGAPVVELHTGRYADARGAGVGAELSRLHKAVEAGRRLGLVVNAGHGLNYHNVGPVAALSGIAELNIGHAIVSRSVFVGLDAAVREMKRLLTAARSTDR from the coding sequence ATGACCGGAGTATTGCTGGGCGTCAATATCGACCACGTGGCCACGCTGCGCCAGGCGCGGCGGGGCCGGGAGCCCTCGGTGGTGCACGCAGCGCTGGTGGCCGAGCAGGCTGGCGCAGACGCGATCACCATTCATCTGCGCGAAGATCGCCGTCATATCCAGGATCGCGATGTGCGCCTGCTGTCCCAGACGATTGCGACGCGCATGAATCTGGAGATGGCGGTGACCGACGAGATGCTGGCGATGGCCGAGCAGATCGGACCGGCCGATGTCTGCCTGGTACCGGAGCGGCGCGCCGAGTTGACGACCGAGGGTGGCCTGGACGTCGCGGCCGAACCCGAACGCGTCAGCCGGGCCTGCGAACGCCTCGCGTCAGCCGGGATTCGCGTCAGCCTGTTCATTGACCCTGAGCTGAAACAGCTCGAAGCGGCCGTGACGGTCGGAGCCCCGGTGGTTGAACTGCACACCGGCCGGTATGCCGACGCCCGGGGTGCAGGCGTGGGTGCCGAGCTGTCACGGCTGCACAAGGCAGTCGAGGCCGGTCGCCGCCTGGGCCTGGTCGTCAACGCCGGCCATGGCCTCAATTATCATAACGTCGGGCCGGTCGCGGCACTGAGCGGCATTGCCGAACTCAACATCGGGCACGCGATCGTCTCGCGCTCGGTATTCGTGGGGCTGGACGCTGCCGTTCGCGAAATGAAGCGCTTGCTCACGGCGGCGCGATCTACGGATCGATAG
- a CDS encoding response regulator produces MNAQQSSGFSLENLRVLVVDDHPINREFLGAGLKAAVASVELAADGPSAIERCRQCEFDVIILDLHMPRMDGLATANSIRDLGHRSAHARIVALTADTRPEERARLLQAGFDDYLTKPITIRALISAIERLFLPASVANAVEREQPANTTCLVDPARALAAANDDEQLARRMQTMLIEELEGKLPLLDGMIGCADHQAAADLLHQWAGASGYAGATRLAQACRMLRQRLLDGLDSSPGTAYVNLLRIAHGTIGALRRCSTLRRRAIDP; encoded by the coding sequence ATGAACGCGCAGCAATCATCCGGTTTTTCCCTGGAAAACCTGCGGGTGCTGGTGGTCGATGATCATCCGATCAACCGTGAATTCCTCGGCGCGGGGCTGAAAGCCGCAGTCGCCAGCGTGGAGCTGGCCGCCGACGGACCCTCGGCGATCGAGCGCTGTCGACAGTGCGAGTTTGACGTCATCATCCTGGATCTGCACATGCCGCGCATGGACGGACTTGCAACCGCTAACAGCATACGCGATCTGGGTCACCGCTCCGCACACGCGCGCATCGTGGCACTGACCGCCGACACCCGTCCCGAGGAGCGGGCCCGGCTGCTGCAAGCAGGATTCGACGACTATCTCACCAAGCCAATCACGATCCGCGCACTGATCAGCGCCATCGAGCGCTTGTTCCTGCCCGCTTCGGTTGCGAACGCCGTTGAACGCGAGCAGCCAGCCAACACGACCTGTCTGGTCGACCCGGCACGCGCGCTGGCCGCGGCCAATGACGACGAACAGCTTGCCCGGCGGATGCAGACAATGCTGATCGAGGAGCTCGAGGGCAAGCTGCCGCTGCTCGACGGCATGATCGGATGCGCGGACCATCAGGCCGCCGCCGATCTGTTGCACCAGTGGGCCGGTGCCAGCGGTTACGCCGGCGCGACCCGCCTGGCGCAGGCCTGCCGGATGCTGCGTCAGCGACTCCTCGATGGCCTGGACAGCTCGCCAGGCACCGCTTACGTCAACCTGCTGCGAATCGCACACGGAACGATTGGCGCCCTGCGCCGCTGCTCAACGCTGCGCCGACGCGCTATCGATCCGTAG
- a CDS encoding ISL3 family transposase, translating to MHDRELYRQILGIQTPWEVSEVQVDLPAAGVTVHIRHSGEGLACPKCAQRCPGYDTRERKWRHLDTCQYKTWLVAQVPRVRCPEHGVHQVPVPWAESNSRLTALFEALVIDWLKIGTISEVAEQLGLSWSAVSGVQERAVARGLARRGQAFPDSIGIDETAFQRRHQYVTVISSGDRVLHVADDRKRETLGAWYVEQPAETLAGLRTVTMDMWGPFIDATMAHVPGAAHKIAFDKFHVAQHLGDAVDKVRRSEHKALLAAEGGSLLSKSRYLWLQHPDNMTDTNWSRLKELKAANLKTARAWAIKTHAMCLWGYKRRGWARKAWMSWYGWAIRSRLEPIKKVARMVKRHLEGIVTAVVTGATNARAEGFNTKIQKIKRDARGFRNKERFKAAIYFHLGGLDLYPAAVQK from the coding sequence ATGCACGACCGCGAGCTTTACCGTCAGATTTTGGGTATCCAGACGCCGTGGGAGGTTTCTGAAGTGCAAGTCGACCTGCCGGCAGCCGGTGTGACCGTCCATATCCGACATTCCGGAGAGGGCTTGGCCTGTCCGAAGTGCGCGCAGCGCTGCCCGGGCTACGACACCCGTGAGCGCAAGTGGCGACACTTGGATACCTGCCAGTACAAGACCTGGCTGGTCGCGCAAGTGCCGCGCGTTCGGTGTCCGGAGCACGGCGTTCACCAAGTCCCGGTGCCTTGGGCGGAGAGCAACTCTCGGCTGACCGCGCTGTTTGAGGCTTTGGTGATTGACTGGCTCAAGATTGGCACGATTTCGGAGGTGGCCGAGCAGCTGGGTTTGAGCTGGTCGGCGGTCAGCGGTGTCCAGGAGCGTGCGGTGGCGCGCGGCCTGGCGCGTCGCGGCCAGGCCTTTCCGGACTCGATCGGCATTGATGAGACGGCGTTTCAACGTCGGCACCAGTATGTGACCGTGATCAGCAGTGGCGATCGGGTGCTGCATGTGGCTGACGACCGCAAGCGCGAGACGCTGGGGGCTTGGTACGTCGAGCAACCGGCTGAAACGCTGGCCGGCCTGCGCACGGTCACCATGGACATGTGGGGCCCGTTCATTGACGCCACGATGGCGCATGTGCCGGGTGCTGCGCACAAGATCGCCTTTGACAAGTTCCACGTCGCCCAGCATCTCGGCGACGCCGTCGACAAGGTTCGCCGCAGTGAACACAAGGCCCTGCTGGCCGCTGAAGGTGGCTCGCTTCTGAGCAAGAGCCGCTACCTGTGGCTGCAGCATCCCGACAACATGACCGACACGAACTGGAGCCGCCTCAAGGAACTCAAGGCCGCCAACCTGAAGACGGCCCGGGCCTGGGCGATCAAGACCCACGCGATGTGCTTGTGGGGCTACAAGCGCCGAGGCTGGGCGCGCAAGGCCTGGATGAGCTGGTATGGCTGGGCCATCCGATCGCGCCTGGAACCGATCAAGAAGGTCGCCAGAATGGTCAAGCGTCATCTTGAGGGCATCGTGACGGCTGTGGTGACCGGTGCAACCAACGCCCGGGCCGAGGGCTTCAACACGAAGATCCAGAAAATCAAGCGTGATGCCCGGGGCTTCCGGAACAAGGAGCGGTTCAAGGCTGCCATCTACTTTCACCTGGGTGGCCTCGACCTCTACCCGGCGGCGGTCCAGAAATGA
- a CDS encoding sel1 repeat family protein, translating to MKYPFHEHTPSAEAMTRAARAYAAGMHETALMHYLEAARWADKFAQYNVGVMHLRGEGTEFDPVRAWAWLELSAERDYPQFVETADDLYAMLDEQQRQQARAIYEQELVPRYGDAVKVPRVQRAMRRELRGATGSRTGSQGFLSMLTVYDGSGVPRKGTEFYAPEKWETLPGFVWADRFG from the coding sequence GTGAAATACCCGTTCCACGAACACACCCCGAGCGCTGAGGCGATGACGCGCGCCGCCCGGGCCTACGCCGCCGGCATGCACGAAACCGCGTTGATGCACTACCTGGAAGCGGCGCGATGGGCGGACAAGTTCGCGCAGTATAACGTGGGCGTCATGCATCTGCGCGGTGAAGGCACCGAGTTCGATCCCGTTCGGGCCTGGGCGTGGCTGGAGCTGTCGGCCGAACGTGATTACCCGCAGTTTGTGGAAACCGCCGACGACCTGTATGCGATGCTCGACGAGCAACAGCGCCAGCAGGCGCGCGCCATCTACGAACAGGAGCTGGTGCCGCGCTACGGTGACGCCGTCAAGGTGCCGCGCGTTCAGCGCGCCATGCGCCGTGAGCTGCGTGGCGCCACGGGCTCGCGCACCGGATCGCAGGGTTTTCTGTCCATGCTCACCGTCTACGATGGCAGCGGAGTGCCGCGCAAGGGCACCGAGTTCTACGCGCCGGAAAAGTGGGAGACTCTTCCCGGTTTTGTGTGGGCTGACCGGTTCGGATAG
- the recO gene encoding DNA repair protein RecO produces the protein MSRIEEEPGWILHRRPWRETSLLIEYLGRDAGRVGLVARGARAPRSAWRGLAEPFSPLSAAWTRRGEMGTLVTLESAGRRLVLAGRALWCGLYANELVLRLLPRDDPHTAIHDDYSRLIGALAAGEQAQSILLRRFELDLLTALGVAPDLQYEAVSGAEIRGSDLYRLDPEGGLIRVDRPGRSVFSGAVIQALRDGTGRDLDDMRQARMFMRELIDYHLGGRPLETRRLFRGEPNPGQGRKT, from the coding sequence ATGAGCCGGATCGAGGAGGAGCCGGGGTGGATACTGCACCGCCGGCCATGGCGGGAAACCAGCCTGCTGATCGAGTACCTTGGCCGCGATGCCGGGCGGGTCGGGTTGGTTGCGCGCGGGGCGCGCGCACCGCGTTCGGCCTGGCGTGGCCTGGCCGAACCGTTCTCTCCGCTCAGCGCAGCCTGGACTCGGCGCGGTGAAATGGGCACGCTGGTGACGCTGGAGTCGGCCGGCCGGCGTCTTGTGCTTGCCGGACGTGCGCTGTGGTGTGGACTGTATGCCAACGAGCTGGTGCTGCGTCTGCTGCCGCGTGACGATCCGCATACTGCCATCCACGATGACTATTCGCGGCTGATCGGCGCCCTGGCCGCAGGCGAGCAGGCCCAGTCGATCCTGCTGCGCCGATTTGAGCTGGACTTGTTGACCGCGCTCGGTGTGGCCCCTGATCTGCAATACGAGGCCGTGAGCGGAGCGGAGATCCGCGGCTCGGATCTGTATCGACTGGATCCGGAAGGGGGCCTGATCAGGGTCGACCGGCCGGGTCGCAGTGTGTTTTCGGGCGCGGTCATCCAGGCGCTGCGCGACGGCACGGGGCGCGACCTCGATGACATGCGGCAGGCGCGGATGTTCATGCGAGAGCTGATTGATTACCATCTGGGTGGAAGGCCGCTTGAAACGCGGCGACTGTTTCGCGGCGAGCCCAATCCAGGACAAGGACGAAAGACATGA
- the ccsA gene encoding cytochrome c biogenesis protein CcsA — MAIALYLGAGLCLALGAVRERRGLRRMGILIACAAILVHTVWLVHSVPVAGRWDANFFNTLSLTAWLVSAVVLLSGLRLRTPEAGIIAFPIAAVCLMAQWLLPAEPLLLAHLTTTMQTHVLTSLLAYSLLSIAAINALLLAAQEYVLRHPRPMAQLERLPPLAVIETIMFRLITAGWVVLTVSLATGIVFIDHLFAQHLVHKTTLSIVSWLLFGALLLGRYRLGWRGQRAIRWTLAAMIILALAYFGSKLVLELILDRSWIAPAAGPLS; from the coding sequence TTGGCCATCGCATTGTATCTTGGCGCCGGCCTGTGCCTGGCGCTGGGAGCCGTGCGCGAGCGTCGGGGCCTGCGTCGTATGGGCATTTTGATCGCCTGCGCCGCGATCCTGGTCCACACCGTCTGGCTGGTGCATTCGGTTCCCGTCGCCGGACGGTGGGATGCCAACTTCTTCAACACCCTGTCGCTGACTGCCTGGCTGGTCAGCGCGGTCGTACTGCTGTCGGGATTGCGGTTACGGACACCCGAGGCCGGCATCATTGCCTTTCCCATCGCCGCCGTCTGCCTGATGGCGCAATGGCTGCTGCCGGCCGAACCGCTGCTGCTGGCTCACCTGACGACCACCATGCAGACTCACGTACTGACCTCGCTGCTGGCCTACAGCCTGCTGAGCATCGCCGCCATCAACGCGCTGCTGCTGGCCGCCCAGGAATACGTGTTGCGCCATCCAAGGCCGATGGCGCAGCTTGAGCGTCTGCCCCCGCTTGCCGTCATCGAGACCATCATGTTCCGGCTGATCACAGCAGGCTGGGTAGTGCTGACAGTCAGCCTGGCAACCGGCATCGTGTTCATCGACCACCTGTTTGCCCAGCATCTCGTGCACAAGACCACCTTGTCCATTGTGTCCTGGCTGCTGTTCGGCGCATTGCTGCTGGGGCGCTATCGCCTCGGCTGGCGCGGGCAGCGCGCGATTCGCTGGACGCTGGCGGCCATGATCATCCTGGCGCTGGCCTATTTTGGCAGCAAGCTGGTGCTCGAACTGATCCTGGATCGCAGCTGGATTGCGCCCGCGGCGGGCCCGCTATCGTGA